In Gloeomargarita sp. SRBZ-1_bins_9, a genomic segment contains:
- a CDS encoding Tic20 family protein, whose protein sequence is MVWRHSTTALDRLWAALVYLIPLYDGLLYGQFLFRQFPPLAYLGYPLLPLALVYSALPLGLGSLLVFILLFVAVVRNEKVPHFIRFNTMQAILLSIVLTLVTLVYNFVLAPLVQGFLQEVLFNTVFLAVLAAVGYGMVQSARGRYPEIPVIAEASYLQIR, encoded by the coding sequence ATGGTATGGCGCCATTCGACCACGGCCCTGGACCGGCTCTGGGCAGCCCTGGTGTATCTGATTCCTCTATACGACGGTTTACTCTACGGCCAGTTTCTCTTTCGCCAGTTTCCCCCTTTGGCTTACCTGGGGTACCCCCTGCTACCCCTAGCCTTGGTCTATAGCGCCTTACCCCTGGGGCTGGGCAGTTTACTAGTCTTTATCCTGTTGTTTGTCGCCGTGGTACGCAACGAGAAAGTGCCCCATTTCATTCGCTTCAACACGATGCAGGCCATTCTGCTGAGCATTGTGCTGACCCTGGTGACCCTGGTGTACAACTTTGTCCTAGCTCCCCTGGTGCAGGGCTTCTTGCAGGAGGTGCTGTTCAACACCGTTTTTCTGGCGGTCTTGGCGGCGGTAGGCTATGGCATGGTGCAGTCGGCGCGGGGACGCTATCCAGAAATCCCGGTGATTGCTGAGGCCAGCTATCTCCAGATCCGGTAA
- the petG gene encoding cytochrome b6-f complex subunit PetG, translating into MIEPLVLSIVLGLVPVTIAGLLVAAYIQYKRD; encoded by the coding sequence ATGATTGAACCGTTGGTGTTGAGTATTGTTCTAGGGCTGGTGCCGGTGACCATTGCCGGTCTGCTGGTGGCGGCCTACATCCAGTACAAGCGGGATTAA
- the mreD gene encoding rod shape-determining protein MreD produces the protein MVATTVVSAVVALALLPLRWPGMELAGIAPDWPLIWVVAWSVKRTPWQGLVAGVTLGVMQDGLVNPGVGWWPSHGLSLGVVGFLTALLQKDRLIQEDFISVALIVFTMAPIAETVMAVQWMVVGQRPLGQIWLDHQRLALASAILSSLWAPLVYVPLSRLWQRD, from the coding sequence GTGGTGGCGACTACGGTGGTGTCGGCGGTGGTGGCCTTGGCGTTGTTGCCGTTGCGCTGGCCGGGGATGGAATTGGCGGGGATTGCCCCCGATTGGCCCTTGATTTGGGTGGTGGCCTGGAGTGTCAAGCGCACCCCGTGGCAGGGGTTGGTGGCCGGCGTTACGTTGGGGGTGATGCAGGATGGGCTGGTGAATCCCGGCGTAGGGTGGTGGCCCTCCCACGGGTTGAGTTTGGGGGTGGTGGGTTTTTTGACGGCCCTGTTGCAGAAAGACCGCTTGATCCAGGAGGACTTTATTTCGGTGGCGTTGATCGTGTTTACCATGGCCCCGATTGCGGAAACGGTGATGGCGGTGCAGTGGATGGTGGTGGGCCAGCGTCCCTTGGGGCAGATTTGGCTAGACCATCAGCGGTTGGCCTTGGCTTCGGCGATTTTGAGTAGCCTCTGGGCGCCCCTGGTCTATGTGCCCTTGAGCCGCCTGTGGCAACGGGATTAG
- a CDS encoding rod shape-determining protein — protein MFSRFSRDMGIDLGTANTLVYVAGRGVVLQEPSVVAIDQEQKIPLAVGEDAKRMLGRTPGNVVAVRPLRDGVIADFDTAELMLKHFIRRVHGGRSLAQPRIVIGIPSGVTGVERRAVIDAAMRAGARKVDLIDEPVAAAIGAGLPVDQPIGNMIVDIGGGTTEVAVLSLQGVVLSESVRVAGDELSEAIMNYMKKVHNLVIGERTAEDIKIDAGSAYPVGNDDQVVEVRGLHLLSGLPRTVTIKAAEVRESMAEPLAVIVDAVKRTLERTPPELAADIVDRGIMLAGGGALLRGLDTLISHETGIVVHVAPEPLNCVVLGTGKVLESSRGLERVFSSRSG, from the coding sequence TTGTTCAGTCGCTTTTCGCGGGACATGGGCATTGACCTGGGGACGGCCAACACGTTGGTTTACGTCGCTGGGCGGGGCGTGGTTTTGCAGGAGCCGTCGGTAGTCGCCATTGACCAGGAGCAGAAAATTCCCCTGGCGGTAGGGGAGGATGCCAAACGGATGCTGGGGCGCACGCCAGGTAATGTGGTGGCGGTCCGGCCTTTGCGGGATGGGGTGATCGCCGACTTCGATACCGCGGAATTGATGCTCAAGCATTTCATCCGCCGAGTGCATGGGGGACGTTCCCTGGCCCAGCCGCGCATTGTGATTGGCATTCCCAGCGGTGTGACGGGGGTAGAACGTCGGGCGGTGATCGATGCGGCGATGCGGGCGGGGGCGCGCAAGGTGGATTTGATTGATGAGCCGGTGGCGGCAGCGATTGGGGCTGGCCTGCCGGTGGATCAACCGATTGGCAACATGATCGTGGACATCGGCGGCGGCACGACGGAGGTGGCGGTGCTGAGTTTGCAGGGGGTGGTGCTGAGCGAATCGGTGCGGGTGGCCGGCGATGAACTCAGCGAAGCCATTATGAACTACATGAAGAAGGTGCATAACCTGGTGATCGGGGAGCGCACTGCCGAGGACATCAAGATTGATGCGGGTTCCGCTTATCCTGTGGGCAACGATGACCAGGTGGTGGAGGTACGGGGGTTGCACCTGTTGTCGGGATTGCCCCGGACGGTGACGATTAAGGCGGCGGAGGTGCGCGAGAGTATGGCGGAACCCCTGGCGGTAATCGTGGATGCGGTCAAGCGCACCCTGGAACGGACGCCGCCGGAGTTGGCTGCTGACATTGTGGACCGGGGGATTATGCTGGCCGGGGGTGGGGCGCTGCTGCGGGGTTTGGATACCCTGATTAGCCATGAGACGGGCATCGTGGTGCACGTGGCGCCGGAGCCGCTCAATTGTGTGGTGCTGGGAACGGGTAAGGTCCTAGAAAGTTCCCGGGGCCTAGAGCGGGTGTTTAGCAGTCGTTCCGGTTAG
- the mreC gene encoding rod shape-determining protein MreC, with protein MNRFAFLQRWWQRYALQLMAGVGVVATGIYLQTTQAWLIRELYRGLWGRQVPDTHLTDARVLELEMRVQELQTQNRQLQQLLVYRQQMPLATVAAAVVGRSPGHWWQQLWVGEGSNRGITVGTVVLAPGGLVGRVLDVTPSTSRVLLVTDPSSKVGVMVSRSRAMGVLVGQGTEQLVVEFFDKNPDVKPGDALVTSPFSTIFPPGIPVGKVESIDWRAMPAPRATVQLNAPIERLEWVLLHSYGQKSAELMDP; from the coding sequence ATGAACCGGTTCGCGTTCCTCCAGCGTTGGTGGCAGCGTTATGCCCTACAGTTGATGGCGGGGGTGGGGGTGGTCGCTACAGGAATTTACCTACAGACAACCCAGGCGTGGTTGATCCGGGAGCTGTATCGCGGGCTGTGGGGGCGACAGGTCCCAGATACCCATTTGACGGATGCGCGGGTGCTGGAGCTGGAGATGCGGGTGCAGGAGTTGCAAACCCAAAACCGGCAGTTGCAGCAGTTGCTGGTTTATCGGCAGCAAATGCCCCTGGCGACGGTGGCGGCGGCGGTGGTGGGGCGCAGCCCTGGGCACTGGTGGCAGCAACTGTGGGTGGGCGAGGGGAGCAACAGGGGGATCACGGTGGGGACGGTGGTGTTGGCGCCAGGGGGTCTAGTCGGTCGGGTTTTGGATGTGACCCCTTCCACCAGCCGGGTGTTATTGGTGACGGACCCCAGTAGCAAGGTGGGGGTAATGGTCAGCCGGTCCCGGGCAATGGGGGTATTGGTGGGACAGGGTACGGAGCAGTTGGTGGTGGAGTTTTTCGATAAGAATCCGGATGTCAAGCCGGGGGATGCCCTGGTCACGTCCCCCTTTAGCACCATCTTTCCGCCGGGGATTCCGGTGGGCAAGGTGGAGAGCATTGACTGGCGAGCCATGCCGGCGCCCCGGGCAACGGTGCAATTGAATGCCCCCATCGAACGGCTGGAGTGGGTCCTGTTGCATTCCTATGGTCAGAAGTCGGCTGAACTCATGGATCCCTAA
- a CDS encoding DUF3082 domain-containing protein, translating to MTETQPPLTPGRCLAGAAISGGLGLAIWGLTRAIVLALTAHPVPSQNPLVLRLASVVRTVLVGGGTLAVVVFGVFTVGLLILAVQVAVSPPDA from the coding sequence ATGACGGAAACCCAACCTCCCTTGACGCCAGGGCGTTGCCTAGCAGGGGCGGCCATCAGTGGTGGGCTGGGACTGGCCATCTGGGGGCTGACCCGGGCTATCGTCCTTGCTTTGACGGCCCATCCCGTGCCCAGCCAGAATCCCCTAGTGCTGCGCCTGGCCAGTGTGGTGCGGACGGTGCTGGTGGGTGGGGGAACATTGGCGGTGGTGGTGTTCGGTGTTTTTACGGTGGGGTTGTTGATCCTGGCGGTGCAGGTGGCGGTTTCCCCTCCCGATGCCTGA
- a CDS encoding Nif11-like leader peptide family natural product precursor → MTPAEIQTFLEEVLQDPARQERLRGLTDPEALAQVIAELAREAGFQVTLAEVQAALGTETPPPDRSQMTIAELMQECRTEQTMTLWTEEIDGRVTGLVFAAANPHPLLVRLFRLLVPN, encoded by the coding sequence ATGACCCCAGCAGAAATCCAAACCTTTCTCGAAGAGGTGCTGCAGGACCCGGCGCGGCAAGAACGCTTGCGGGGGTTGACTGACCCGGAGGCCCTGGCGCAGGTGATCGCGGAATTAGCTAGGGAGGCAGGCTTCCAGGTGACACTAGCGGAGGTACAAGCGGCTTTGGGGACCGAGACCCCGCCCCCCGACCGCTCCCAAATGACCATCGCCGAGCTGATGCAGGAATGCCGCACCGAGCAGACCATGACCCTGTGGACGGAAGAGATAGACGGACGGGTGACCGGCCTGGTTTTCGCCGCCGCCAATCCCCATCCCCTACTGGTGCGCCTCTTCCGCCTGCTGGTGCCTAATTAA
- the hrcA gene encoding heat-inducible transcriptional repressor HrcA: MTQGVELTERQRQVLQATVEHYVATGEPVGSRTLMTHYGIPASPATIRQAMGRLEQAGLLYQPHTSAGRIPSDLGYRQYVNWLLHRDTLPVASLGSYLPSPEAVDHWEGVLRQAAQLLAQLSGSIILVTRPQPRSARLKYLRLVALGERVALMVVLEGERVESTLLDWTPPTWVEVDSALDMVGQFLNHHLQGLTLAEIVTLDWGKLEREFAAYGDWLRTLVPPLTQQLRAWGRPTSTAPLLISGVAEALRRQPEFQQASQVQPVVETLERDQERLGALLWDEQSPVQVIIGQENPLESMRLCSLVSTMYRQEGVPVGSVAILGPKRMPYGRMIGLVQAAAAYVSQVLESN, encoded by the coding sequence ATGACCCAAGGGGTGGAACTCACGGAACGGCAACGGCAGGTGTTGCAGGCAACGGTGGAACACTATGTGGCCACGGGCGAACCGGTGGGTTCCCGCACCTTGATGACGCACTATGGGATTCCGGCCAGCCCGGCAACCATCCGCCAAGCCATGGGACGGCTGGAACAGGCGGGTTTGCTTTACCAACCCCACACCTCGGCCGGTCGGATTCCGTCGGATTTGGGCTACCGGCAGTATGTGAACTGGTTGCTCCACAGGGATACCCTACCAGTGGCGTCCCTGGGGTCTTATCTGCCCTCGCCGGAGGCAGTTGACCACTGGGAAGGGGTATTGCGCCAGGCGGCCCAGTTGTTGGCCCAGTTGAGCGGTTCGATTATCCTGGTGACCCGGCCCCAACCCCGCAGCGCCCGCTTGAAGTATCTCCGGTTAGTGGCGCTAGGGGAACGGGTGGCCCTGATGGTGGTCCTGGAGGGGGAACGGGTGGAGTCAACCCTGCTGGATTGGACGCCCCCGACGTGGGTGGAGGTAGATTCGGCCTTGGATATGGTGGGGCAGTTTCTGAACCATCACCTGCAGGGGCTGACCCTGGCGGAAATTGTGACGCTAGACTGGGGCAAGCTGGAGCGGGAATTTGCGGCCTATGGGGATTGGCTCCGGACGCTGGTGCCCCCCTTGACCCAGCAATTGCGCGCCTGGGGACGGCCCACCTCCACGGCACCTTTATTGATCAGCGGGGTGGCGGAGGCCCTGCGGCGTCAACCAGAATTTCAACAGGCCAGCCAAGTGCAACCGGTGGTGGAAACCCTGGAAAGGGACCAGGAACGGCTGGGGGCTTTGCTCTGGGACGAACAATCGCCGGTGCAGGTCATTATCGGCCAAGAAAACCCCCTGGAATCCATGCGCCTGTGTAGCCTGGTGTCCACCATGTATCGGCAAGAGGGGGTGCCGGTGGGGTCGGTGGCGATCCTGGGGCCAAAACGGATGCCCTATGGCCGGATGATTGGCCTGGTTCAGGCGGCAGCTGCCTATGTTTCCCAGGTTCTGGAGAGCAATTGA
- a CDS encoding FAD-dependent oxidoreductase, which translates to MAVDYNVVILGGSLEARWAALWASQQGARVALVTDGDRDWAMVAAGYWSRVGVIAQQGQQASWLWPGGTRGHPSWERAYHWVKHQVWCGQSCYGDGALLQAGVDVVAGPGQFILEPPLALQTPQRTLRACGYIVALMGTPLLPEIPEWRRVPFQTVDDWVAWGKPPGRVAIWGNTPVAVVLAQAWARLGVPVTFFLGESRLLPLEEELIAQRLTRILQAEGVQVLPETPLKRVTPQPSGILLDTPQGPWEVDTLLLTTPPHVPPERLGAVEFRRRGPHLQVNPYLQTSHPRIYAVGDAIGHYPVPAVLGYGLALALNNILYRRRRPVYRQLSWVIPTDPLWLRQGWTESQARQAYPRRLQVHTQPHRKRLTQGRGKVLGWHALDNTDPYSHFSRMADQHLTWDSWRWLSGVTRMPSAPPATWWRRAWFTWQRDRTP; encoded by the coding sequence ATGGCGGTGGACTACAACGTCGTCATCCTGGGCGGGTCGTTGGAGGCCCGATGGGCGGCGTTGTGGGCAAGCCAACAGGGGGCGCGGGTGGCCCTGGTAACGGACGGGGACAGGGACTGGGCCATGGTAGCGGCGGGTTACTGGAGCCGGGTTGGTGTCATCGCCCAGCAGGGACAACAGGCCAGTTGGCTGTGGCCGGGGGGCACCCGAGGACACCCCTCGTGGGAACGGGCGTATCACTGGGTCAAGCACCAGGTTTGGTGTGGCCAGAGCTGTTACGGAGATGGGGCGTTGCTCCAGGCTGGGGTAGATGTGGTGGCCGGTCCGGGGCAATTCATCCTAGAACCCCCGCTAGCCCTGCAAACCCCCCAGCGAACCCTGCGGGCCTGTGGCTACATTGTGGCCCTAATGGGAACGCCCCTGCTGCCGGAAATTCCCGAATGGCGCCGCGTACCGTTTCAGACCGTTGACGACTGGGTTGCTTGGGGCAAACCGCCAGGGCGGGTGGCCATCTGGGGAAATACCCCGGTCGCTGTGGTACTGGCGCAGGCCTGGGCGCGGCTGGGGGTGCCGGTGACCTTTTTCCTGGGGGAATCGCGGCTGCTGCCTTTGGAGGAGGAACTGATCGCCCAACGTTTAACGCGTATCCTGCAGGCGGAGGGGGTGCAGGTGTTGCCCGAAACACCCCTCAAACGGGTGACCCCCCAACCATCAGGAATTCTCCTCGACACTCCCCAAGGTCCCTGGGAAGTAGATACCCTGCTACTGACGACGCCCCCCCATGTCCCCCCCGAACGGCTCGGTGCCGTCGAATTCCGTCGCCGAGGTCCCCATCTCCAGGTCAACCCCTATTTGCAAACCAGCCACCCCCGCATCTACGCCGTCGGCGATGCCATCGGTCATTACCCGGTGCCCGCCGTGCTGGGTTACGGACTGGCCCTGGCCCTGAACAACATCCTTTACCGGCGGCGCCGCCCCGTTTACCGGCAGTTGTCCTGGGTGATTCCCACGGACCCCCTATGGTTGCGCCAGGGCTGGACCGAATCCCAAGCCCGCCAAGCCTATCCCCGTCGCCTCCAGGTGCACACCCAACCCCACCGTAAACGCCTGACCCAGGGCCGAGGTAAAGTATTGGGCTGGCACGCCCTGGATAACACGGACCCGTACAGCCACTTCAGCCGGATGGCCGATCAACATCTCACCTGGGACAGTTGGCGCTGGCTGAGCGGCGTAACCCGCATGCCCTCTGCTCCCCCCGCCACCTGGTGGCGTCGCGCCTGGTTTACGTGGCAGCGGGATAGGACGCCTTAG
- a CDS encoding Hsp70 family protein, protein MDYALDFGSSNTVIARRSPVTGQPEMLTLPGLSQPDGLIPTLVCEVPGDPPTVLYGHQVRQYLQRFPQAPVYHHFKRAILQGDEDAKGVGAGFLQRLLQGLQQQNYSLNALVLTAPVDAFEPYRQWLTALARTWQVPQMRLLDEPTAAALGYGVADSDLVLVVDGGGGTLDLALVQLQRPGTRTHLGWIIRWGDREFDHRQRSSQAQVIAKAGVNLGGADIDRWIFDYLVRRQGLTAGDDIPLTLAIAERLKIQLSDQPSSHQIYFDHRTGATQSWLLERTELDHILRQHQFFEQLTAVMEYLWAQARVQGYRPRDVDAVLLVGGMSQMPAVRQWLQTYFPPAKIHHQRSLAVVAYGALGLNLSAPIRDFLYHSYGLRYWDKRRKGHHWHELIPAGHPYPSPEPVELVLGASQPDQPAVELVLGELSHPTGQGAVYWENGRLVLRGAAQDPTVQILHEALHLPLDPPGQPGEDRLHLAFRVNDNRQLCLTARDLHTGHLLCQDQPILTLT, encoded by the coding sequence ATGGACTACGCCCTCGATTTTGGCAGCAGCAATACGGTCATAGCCCGCCGGTCGCCGGTGACGGGTCAACCGGAAATGCTGACGTTACCGGGCCTCTCCCAACCCGACGGCCTGATCCCGACCCTGGTGTGTGAGGTGCCGGGGGACCCCCCCACAGTGTTGTACGGCCACCAGGTGCGCCAGTACCTGCAACGATTCCCCCAGGCGCCGGTGTACCACCACTTCAAACGGGCCATTTTACAGGGGGATGAGGACGCCAAAGGAGTCGGGGCCGGGTTTCTCCAACGCCTCCTGCAGGGCCTACAGCAGCAGAACTACTCCCTCAATGCCCTGGTGCTGACCGCGCCAGTGGATGCCTTTGAACCCTACCGCCAATGGTTGACGGCCCTCGCCCGGACCTGGCAAGTCCCCCAGATGCGCTTGCTGGATGAACCCACGGCGGCGGCCCTAGGGTACGGAGTAGCCGACAGCGACCTGGTGCTGGTGGTGGATGGGGGGGGCGGCACCTTGGACTTGGCCTTGGTGCAACTGCAACGACCGGGAACGCGCACCCACTTGGGTTGGATTATCCGTTGGGGCGACCGGGAGTTTGACCACCGCCAGCGGAGCAGCCAAGCCCAGGTGATAGCCAAGGCCGGTGTGAACCTGGGGGGCGCCGATATTGACCGCTGGATTTTTGACTACCTGGTGCGCAGGCAGGGGTTGACAGCCGGCGATGACATCCCCTTGACCCTGGCGATTGCCGAGCGCCTAAAGATTCAACTGTCCGACCAGCCCAGCAGCCACCAGATTTACTTTGACCACCGCACCGGCGCCACCCAGTCCTGGTTGCTGGAGCGCACCGAACTCGACCACATCCTGCGGCAACACCAGTTTTTTGAGCAGTTGACAGCAGTCATGGAATACCTGTGGGCACAGGCGCGGGTGCAGGGCTACCGACCACGGGATGTGGACGCCGTACTGCTGGTGGGGGGCATGAGCCAAATGCCGGCGGTGCGCCAGTGGTTACAAACCTATTTCCCGCCTGCCAAGATCCACCATCAACGCTCCCTGGCGGTAGTGGCCTACGGGGCCTTGGGATTGAACCTAAGCGCCCCCATCCGGGATTTCCTCTACCACAGCTACGGGTTACGCTACTGGGACAAACGCCGCAAGGGCCACCACTGGCACGAACTGATTCCCGCCGGTCATCCGTACCCCAGCCCTGAACCCGTGGAATTGGTGCTGGGCGCTTCCCAACCCGACCAACCCGCCGTGGAACTGGTTTTAGGGGAACTGAGCCATCCCACTGGCCAAGGTGCCGTGTACTGGGAAAATGGCCGTCTCGTCCTTCGTGGTGCCGCCCAGGACCCCACCGTGCAAATCCTCCATGAGGCCCTGCACCTACCCCTGGACCCCCCTGGTCAACCCGGGGAAGACCGCCTGCACCTGGCTTTTCGGGTTAACGACAACCGCCAACTCTGCCTTACCGCCCGCGACCTGCACACCGGCCACCTCCTCTGCCAAGACCAACCCATCCTCACCCTGACTTGA
- a CDS encoding RsmD family RNA methyltransferase: protein MPIRPTTAKVRAALVNIWRAQLPGATFLDLCTGTGAIALAARQAGARLVVAVDSSARAIRALAPQANQEDFIVMQGHLPGCLRHLQTAFDLIYFDPPYASGLYGPVLEAILTHRLLASDGELAVEHHRHVPLPDHVQHLVRVQQRTYGDTVLSFYRLAS, encoded by the coding sequence ATGCCCATTCGCCCCACGACCGCTAAGGTACGGGCAGCACTGGTGAACATCTGGCGCGCCCAACTCCCGGGGGCCACTTTTCTGGATTTGTGTACTGGGACGGGGGCCATTGCCCTTGCAGCCCGCCAGGCCGGTGCCCGTTTGGTGGTCGCCGTTGATAGTTCCGCCAGAGCGATTCGCGCGCTTGCCCCCCAGGCCAACCAGGAAGACTTTATCGTCATGCAGGGCCATTTACCGGGTTGCCTGCGCCATCTCCAGACCGCCTTTGACCTGATCTACTTTGACCCCCCCTACGCCAGTGGGTTATATGGACCGGTGCTCGAGGCCATCCTGACCCACCGATTACTGGCGTCCGATGGGGAGTTGGCGGTTGAACACCACCGGCATGTGCCCCTGCCCGACCATGTGCAACACCTGGTGCGCGTCCAGCAGCGGACCTACGGCGATACGGTGTTGAGTTTCTACCGCCTGGCGAGTTAG
- a CDS encoding Crp/Fnr family transcriptional regulator, giving the protein MSAPPIPELLNATLLFHNLPPKLVQRASQRLVVRHHNPGVTLLLEQDWGDAVYLLIQGWVKIQTRSREGRTIILNILGPGNLFGEMASLESSPRSSDVVTLTPVTVGIIPAEDFGELLNREPQVGFRLAQLLVKRIQQLNRRLQVRESNSSVRLADVLLFLAEGQGQVQTGGVVIPQLPHRELGSLCGLSRETVTRVLKKLEQEGLILRADPDHFRIPDRRQLEALVDGCR; this is encoded by the coding sequence ATGTCCGCCCCACCGATTCCAGAGCTGCTCAACGCCACCCTGTTGTTCCACAACCTGCCTCCCAAACTGGTACAACGGGCCAGTCAACGGCTGGTGGTCCGGCACCACAACCCCGGTGTGACCCTGTTGCTCGAGCAGGACTGGGGCGATGCGGTGTATTTGCTCATCCAGGGCTGGGTGAAAATTCAGACCCGCAGCCGGGAAGGGCGGACCATCATTCTCAACATCCTGGGGCCAGGGAACCTCTTTGGGGAAATGGCCAGCCTAGAGTCCTCGCCCCGTTCCAGCGATGTGGTGACCCTCACTCCCGTGACGGTGGGCATTATCCCGGCGGAGGACTTTGGGGAATTACTCAACCGGGAACCCCAAGTGGGCTTTCGCCTGGCCCAGTTGCTGGTCAAGCGCATCCAACAACTCAACCGCCGGTTACAGGTGAGAGAATCCAATAGCAGCGTTCGGTTAGCGGATGTGTTGTTATTTTTGGCGGAAGGACAAGGGCAGGTGCAGACAGGGGGTGTAGTGATTCCCCAGTTGCCCCATCGGGAACTCGGCAGTCTCTGCGGCCTCAGTCGGGAAACCGTCACCCGCGTGCTGAAAAAACTGGAGCAGGAGGGATTGATTCTGCGGGCTGATCCTGACCATTTTCGGATCCCTGACCGGCGGCAACTGGAGGCGTTGGTGGACGGCTGTCGCTAA
- the cobS gene encoding adenosylcobinamide-GDP ribazoletransferase, whose protein sequence is MGRLWRRFWGAVAFYTILPTPRGAEVQGVAVWAPVVGLGLGAVLAGIDGLLSAMPLLPRSGLLVAAQVGLTGGLHLDGVIDTADGLGVTDPQRRLEVMRESHTGAYGVMAGCLVLMLKILALGHLPVARFWLLTGVMGWSRWGQVAAMSFYPYLRREGKGAIPQPTGGARPWLPGLAALLLWAGLWGCVGHGWLWPLALTGWGCGLALGVGFVLYRQLGGHTGDTYGAVVEWVEALCWCALTALPLDQPLS, encoded by the coding sequence GTGGGTCGTCTGTGGCGGCGATTTTGGGGGGCAGTGGCCTTCTACACCATCTTGCCAACCCCCAGGGGAGCGGAAGTGCAGGGGGTAGCGGTGTGGGCACCCGTGGTGGGGTTGGGGCTAGGGGCTGTCCTGGCCGGTATTGATGGGTTGCTCTCCGCCATGCCCCTCCTACCTCGCAGTGGGTTGTTGGTGGCGGCCCAGGTGGGCTTGACCGGCGGCCTGCATCTGGATGGGGTCATCGACACGGCGGACGGGCTAGGGGTGACCGACCCACAACGGCGTTTAGAGGTGATGCGGGAGAGTCACACGGGGGCCTATGGGGTGATGGCCGGTTGCCTGGTGCTGATGTTGAAAATCCTGGCCCTGGGGCATTTGCCGGTGGCCCGCTTCTGGTTGTTAACGGGGGTGATGGGCTGGAGTCGCTGGGGGCAGGTGGCGGCCATGAGCTTTTATCCCTACCTGCGGCGGGAGGGGAAAGGAGCCATCCCCCAACCAACGGGTGGGGCCCGCCCCTGGTTGCCGGGATTGGCGGCTTTGCTGCTCTGGGCCGGGCTGTGGGGCTGTGTGGGTCATGGCTGGCTCTGGCCCTTGGCCTTGACCGGATGGGGGTGCGGTTTGGCACTGGGGGTCGGCTTTGTCCTGTATCGCCAACTGGGGGGCCACACCGGGGATACCTACGGCGCCGTGGTGGAATGGGTTGAGGCCCTGTGCTGGTGTGCCCTGACGGCTCTGCCCCTGGACCAGCCCCTATCATAG
- the pstC gene encoding phosphate ABC transporter permease subunit PstC — protein sequence MPERLGDWGLVLLAAVCALGAGGVWLVMAAAILVQALPAIQAFGGAFLVGAVWDPVQGEYGIGPPLWGTLVTTGLALGLAVPLGLGVAIGLAEPWPWLRPGWQRWGAALVEVLAAIPSVVYGLWGIFVLMPALRAWQKWQPQWFGGETIGPSVGVASLVLAIMVVPTVAAVARSSLQQVPQTYRWAAAALGATRWDILLGIVLPAARLGIGGGILLALARALGETMAVAMLIGNAHRWPRSLWQPGSTLPSLLANQFAEAQGMQVAALMYAALVLLGVTIGIHLAARWLWPNHSPGIDNGRESRLG from the coding sequence ATGCCTGAACGGCTGGGTGACTGGGGTTTGGTGCTGCTGGCGGCGGTTTGCGCCCTAGGGGCCGGGGGGGTGTGGTTGGTTATGGCTGCCGCGATACTGGTCCAGGCGTTACCGGCGATCCAGGCCTTCGGGGGGGCCTTTCTGGTGGGGGCAGTTTGGGACCCGGTGCAGGGGGAATACGGCATTGGACCGCCCCTGTGGGGGACCCTGGTGACCACGGGGCTGGCGCTGGGGTTGGCTGTTCCCCTGGGGTTAGGGGTGGCGATTGGCCTGGCGGAACCGTGGCCCTGGTTACGGCCGGGCTGGCAAAGGTGGGGAGCGGCGCTGGTGGAGGTCCTGGCGGCCATTCCCAGTGTGGTGTATGGGCTGTGGGGAATTTTTGTGCTGATGCCGGCGTTGCGGGCTTGGCAAAAGTGGCAACCCCAGTGGTTTGGCGGTGAAACCATTGGCCCGTCGGTGGGGGTCGCCAGTTTGGTGCTCGCCATTATGGTGGTGCCGACGGTGGCGGCGGTCGCCCGCAGTAGTTTACAGCAGGTTCCCCAGACCTATCGCTGGGCGGCGGCGGCCCTGGGGGCAACCCGCTGGGACATCCTGTTGGGGATTGTGTTGCCGGCGGCCCGACTGGGCATTGGTGGGGGGATTTTACTGGCCTTGGCGCGGGCGTTAGGGGAAACCATGGCCGTTGCCATGCTGATCGGCAATGCCCATCGCTGGCCCCGTTCCCTGTGGCAACCGGGGAGTACCCTGCCCAGCCTGCTGGCCAATCAATTTGCCGAAGCCCAGGGAATGCAGGTGGCGGCTTTGATGTATGCAGCGCTGGTCCTCTTGGGGGTGACGATAGGGATTCATCTGGCGGCCCGCTGGCTTTGGCCTAACCACTCACCAGGGATTGACAACGGGCGGGAAAGCCGGCTTGGGTAA